The proteins below are encoded in one region of Coffea arabica cultivar ET-39 chromosome 4c, Coffea Arabica ET-39 HiFi, whole genome shotgun sequence:
- the LOC113740459 gene encoding putative receptor-like protein kinase At1g80870: MPSRQPFSATSRPKASIVFLTVTICSSLIILFAVVYFLYYLWYSLVHRSRTSPFDSTTPLVKLQRFTFKELKSATNGFSESNSIGKGGSGTVYRGILKDGKLVAVKLLDSASLQSEREFQNELQVLGGLRSSFIVNLLGYCVEKSRRLVVYEYMPNRSLQESLFSESNLSLNWGRRFDIILDIAKALSFLHLECDPPVIHGDVKPSNVLLDSEYRAKLSDFGLSRLKLEAEFGVDMFSQELGKSQELWKSQELSGNLGTGGGGTGTGTGTGTGTGTPVIGTPVDSHDEVDFALALQASSSTKNTTAFHSLKSLSWGSLNFNGNFFIDDDTKSRNAKGKEVSVVENGGGEDSNKFLNPDNELSGVELGKELNLNAALVGDEHGTRTKQWGKDWWWRQDGSGELCSKDYVMEWIGSQICPSPTPDWDDEKKSSPQDNDLVDNSMQLNKVEDKFENQLQESRLDCPNNGVEMEGSNRWRRTRNKKHRKMQEWWKEEHLDELSRKNTKVNEPDVRMKKRFKMPHFSLGKRFYLKRRSVRRQSQDLDNQDGEFSFRKGWKKKNARSVNSDMWSGDLFSGQLSSTTSMRGTLCYVAPEYGGCGYLMEKADIYSLGVLILVIVSGRRPLHVLSSPMKLEKANLISWCRHLAHAGNVLEIIDEKLKDDYSKEQASLCIHLALACLQKVPELRPDVGDILKILKGEMELPPLPFEFSPSPPSKLFSRSRRRQKSNPE, translated from the coding sequence ATGCCTTCAAGACAGCCATTTTCAGCAACCTCCAGGCCTAAAGCAAGCATAGTCTTTCTAACTGTAACCATCTGTTCTTCTCTGATTATCCTCTTTGCagttgtttattttctttattatttatgGTACTCGTTAGTCCACCGTTCAAGAACAAGCCCATTTGATTCCACCACCCCCCTTGTCAAGCTTCAAAGATTCACCTTCAAAGAGCTTAAGTCAGCCACCAATGGGTTCAGTGAATCCAATTCCATTGGTAAAGGAGGGTCTGGCACAGTCTACAGGGGAATTCTCAAAGATGGAAAGTTGGTCGCTGTCAAACTTCTTGATTCGGCTTCTTTGCAGAGTGAAAGGGAGTTCCAGAATGAGCTGCAGGTTCTTGGTGGGTTGAGATCATCTTTTATTGTCAATCTTTTGGGATATTGCGTAGAGAAGAGTAGGAGGCTTGTGGTTTATGAATACATGCCTAACCGTAGCTTACAAGAGAGCTTGTTTTCTGAGTCTAATTTGAGTTTGAATTGGGGTAGAAGGTTTGATATCATTCTTGATATTGCTAAAGCATTGTCCTTTCTGCATCTTGAATGTGATCCACCTGTGATTCATGGGGATGTGAAGCCTAGTAACGTGCTGCTTGACTCAGAGTACAGGGCTAAACTTTCAGATTTCGGCTTGTCCAGATTGAAGCTTGAGGCTGAATTCGGGGTTGATATGTTTAGTCAGGAGCTGGGGAAGAGTCAGGAGTTGTGGAAAAGTCAGGAACTTTCTGGGAATTTAGGTACTGGGGGAGGAGGAACCGGAACCGGAACTGGAACTGGAACTGGAACTGGGACTCCTGTAATTGGGACTCCAGTAGATAGTCATGATGAGGTTGATTTTGCTTTGGCTTTGCAGGCTTCCTCTTCCACGAAAAATACTACAGCATTCCACAGTTTGAAAAGTTTAAGCTGGGGTTCTTTGAACTTTAATGGTAATTTTTTCATTGATGACGATACTAAGAGTCGCAATGCTAAGGGGAAGGAGGTTTCAGTTGTTGAAAATGGTGGTGGAGAAGATTCGAACAAGTTTCTGAATCCTGATAATGAGCTCAGTGGCGTTGAACTTGGTAAAGAGTTGAATCTGAATGCCGCTTTGGTTGGGGATGAACATGGTACCAGGACCAAACAATGGGGGAAAGATTGGTGGTGGAGACAGGATGGAAGTGGTGAATTATGTAGTAAAGATTATGTGATGGAGTGGATTGGGAGCCAGATCTGTCCATCCCCAACGCCAGATTGGGATGATGAAAAGAAGTCCTCTCCTCAAGACAATGACTTGGTGGATAATTCAATGCAGCTAAATAAGGTGGAAGATAAATTCGAAAACCAATTACAAGAATCCAGATTGGATTGTCCTAATAATGGGGTTGAGATGGAGGGTTCTAATCGGTGGAGGAGAACGCGTAATAAGAAGCACAGGAAGATGCAAGAATGGTGGAAAGAAGAGCATCTTGATGAACTTAGCAGAAAGAATACTAAGGTAAATGAACCGGACGTTAGGATGAAGAAGCGCTTTAAAATGCCACACTTCAGTTTGGGTAAACGTTTTTACTTAAAGAGGAGAAGTGTAAGGCGACAGAGCCAAGATTTAGACAATCAGGATGGGGAATTTAGCTTTAGAAAGGgttggaagaagaagaatgcaCGTTCTGTAAACAGCGATATGTGGAGCGGAGATCTCTTTAGTGGACAATTGAGCAGCACAACTAGCATGAGAGGCACTCTTTGCTATGTGGCACCTGAATATGGTGGTTGTGGATATCTAATGGAGAAGGCTGATATTTACAGCTTGGGCGTTCTGATCCTTGTGATTGTCTCTGGTAGAAGGCCATTACATGTGCTATCTTCACCTATGAAGCTTGAAAAGGCAAACCTGATAAGCTGGTGTAGGCATTTAGCTCATGCTGGAAATGTATTAGAAATAATAGATGAGAAACTAAAGGATGATTACAGCAAGGAGCAAGCAAGCTTGTGTATTCACTTGGCACTTGCTTGCTTGCAAAAAGTTCCCGAGCTACGGCCAGATGTTGGGGACATTCTTAAGATCTTGAAAGGGGAAATGGAACTCCCACCACTCCCATTCGAGTTTTCTCCCTCTCCACCTTCAAAATTATTCAGCAGGTCAAGAAGGAGACAGAAGAGCAATCCTGAATAG
- the LOC113738842 gene encoding early nodulin-like protein 19 — protein sequence MPNSAASTLLHLITTTTPLLLLLLLLLTTRVSATDHIVGANQGWNPGINYTLWSNNQTFYVGDLISFRYQKTQYNVFEVNETGYDNCTIEGAVGNWSSGKDFIPLNKAKRYYFICGTGGCFNGMKVSVIVHPLPSPPKPAIAASHASTKSAAAAAAAARGIYSMLVLMGLFPFIWIGL from the exons ATGCCCAACTCAGCAGCTTCAACCCTGCTCCACCttatcaccaccaccacccccctcctcctcctcctcctcctcctactGACCACCAGAGTCTCCGCCACCGACCACATTGTGGGTGCCAACCAAGGCTGGAATCCTGGCATCAACTACACCCTCTGGTCCAACAACCAAACTTTCTACGTTGGAGACCTCATTT CATTTAGGTATCAGAAGACACAGTACAACGTTTTTGAAGTGAACGAGACAGGCTACGATAACTGTACGATCGAAGGGGCAGTGGGCAACTGGAGCAGCGGAAAGGACTTTATCCCCCTTAACAAAGCTAAAAGGTACTACTTCATCTGTGGGACTGGTGGCTGCTTCAACGGGATGAAGGTTTCTGTCATCGTCCACCCTCTTCCTTCTCCGCCCAAGCCTGCCATTGCGGCCTCTCATGCGTCCACTAAATCAGCCGCAGCCGCAGCCGCAGCGGCGCGTGGGATTTACTCCATGCTGGTCTTGATGGGTCTTTTTCCGTTTATATGGATTGGGCTTTGA